The following coding sequences are from one Musa acuminata AAA Group cultivar baxijiao chromosome BXJ2-4, Cavendish_Baxijiao_AAA, whole genome shotgun sequence window:
- the LOC135581881 gene encoding protein TOPLESS-RELATED PROTEIN 2-like isoform X1, with protein sequence MSSLSRELVFLILQFLDEEKFKETVHKLEQDSGFYFNMKHFEDLVQAGEWDEVEKYLSGFTKVEDNRYSMKIFFEIRKQKYLEALDKHDRAKGVDILMKDLKAFASFNEELFKEITHLLTLENFRQNEQLSKYGDTKSARNIMFMELKKLIEANPLLHDKLTFPPFRASRLRTLINQSLNWQHQLCKNPRPNPDIKTLFTDHSCAAAPASGARVPPPTNGPLVGAIPKSGAFPPIGAHSPFQPIVSPPASAIAGWMTNANPSLPHAVVAQAPPGLVQPPSTAAFLKHPRTPTSAPGLDYQTADSEYLMKRMRMGQSDEVSFSGASHPPNIYSQDDIPKTVIRTLNQGSSVMSLDFHPLHQTILLVGTNVGDIGIWEVGSRERIAHKSFKVWDIGSCTLPLQALPQAALMKDASVSVNRCLWSPDGSILGVAFSKHIVQTYAFSLSGELKQQLEIDAHVGGVNDIAFSHPKKSLSIITCGDDKTIKVWDAITGQKQYTFEGHEAPVYSVCPHYKESIQFIFSTATDGKINAWLYDCLGSRVDYDAPGHSCTTMAYSTDGTRLFSCGTSKDGDSHLVEWNETEGAIKRTYSGFRKHSLGVVQFDTTRNRLLAAGDEFMIKFWDMDNTNVLITTDADGGLPASPRLRFNREGSLLAVTTSDNGIKILANGDGQRLVRLLEMRALENSRGASQQINANLKPQIVSALGTVSNVSSPIAATLERADRILPAVSMSSLAAMDNNRTADIKPKISDDTDKIKNWKLVDIVDSANPRTLRLPDTLATSTKVVRLLYTNSGLGVLALGSNAIHKLWKWTRTERNPSGKSTASVAPQLWQPSNGVLMANETSDSNPEEATACIALSKNDSYVMSASGGKVSLFNMMTFKVMTTFMPPPPAATFLAFHPQDNNIIAIGMEDSTIQIYNVRFDEVKIKLKGHQKKITGLAFSQPLNVLISSGADTQLCMWSIDGWEMKKSRIIQTPATHAAPMVGDTKIQFHNDQTHLLVVHESQLAIYDNKLESLCSWLPRDALPAPISSAVYSCDGLLVYAGFCDGAIGVFESDSLRLRCRIARTAYISPSISSPGAAYPMVIAAHPSEPNQIALGMSDGAVHVVEPSEADSKWGVALPQENGAFPPVSSNPPLNNSQASDPPPR encoded by the exons ATGTCTTCCTTGAGCAGGGAATTGGTTTTCCTGATACTGCAGTTTCTGGATGAGGAAAAATTTAAGGAAACCGTTCATAA GTTGGAGCAAGACTCAGGCTTTTACTTCAATATGAAACATTTTGAGGATCTGGTTCAAGCAGGGGAATGGGATGAAGTTGAAAAATATCTTAGTGGTTTCACCAAGGTTGAAGACAATCGCTATTCCATGAAAATCTTCTTTGAGATTAGGAAGCAGAAGTACCTTGAAGCCCTTGATAA ACATGACAGGGCAAAGGGTGTTGATATACTTATGAAAGATCTCAAAGCTTTTGCCTCTTTTAATGAGGAGCTATTCAAGGAGATTACCCACTTGCTTACCCTGGAGAATTTTAG ACAAAATGAGCAGCTTTCAAAGTATGGGGATACTAAATCAGCCAGAAATATAATGTTTATGGAGCTTAAGAAGCTTATTGAAGCTAATCCTTTGTTGCATGATAAGCTGACATTTCCACCATTTAGAGCTTCTAGGCTACGGACATTAATCAACCAAAG TCTTAATTGGCAGCATCAACTTTGCAAGAATCCACGCCCAAACCCTGATATTAAAACACTTTTTACTGATCACTCGTGTGCTGCTGCTCCTGCCAGTGGAGCTCGTGTGCCTCCACCTACCAATGGTCCTCTTGTTGGAGCCATTCCCAAATCAGGGGCATTTCCACCAATAGGTGCTCATAGC CCATTTCAACCAATTGTCTCTCCGCCTGCAAGTGCTATAGCAGGATGGATGACAAATGCTAACCCATCATTGCCACATGCCGTTGTGGCACAAGCTCCTCCAGGTCTTGTGCAGCCTCCAAGTACAG CTGCTTTTCTGAAGCACCCAAGGACCCCTACGAGTGCTCCTGGTTTGGATTATCAAACAGCAGATTCTGAATACTTGATGAAGAGAATGCGTATGGGTCAATCTGACGAG GTGTCATTTTCTGGTGCATCTCATCCACCCAATATTTACTCCCAAGATGATATTCCAAAAACTGTAATACGAACTCTTAATCAGGGTTCGAGTGTCATGAGCTTGGATTTCCACCCTTTGCATCAAACAATACTTCTTG TTGGAACAAATGTTGGTGACATTGGCATATGGGAAGTTGGGTCTCGAGAGAGGATAGCACACAAAAGTTTCAAGGTTTGGGACATTGGGTCTTGTACTTTGCCCTTGCAGGCACTTCCTCAA GCTGCACTAATGAAAGATGCTTCAGTATCTGTCAATAGATGTTTATGGAGTCCTGATGGATCTATTCTTG GTGTTGCTTTTTCAAAGCATATTGTTCAGACATATGCTTTTAGTTTAAGTGGGGAATTGAAGCAACAGTTGGAG ATTGATGCTCATGTTGGTGGTGTTAACGACATTGCCTTCTCCCATCCCAAGAAGAGTTTGTCAATAATCACATGTGGGGATGACAAAACAATCAAA GTATGGGATGCCATTACAGGACAGAAGCAATACACATTTGAGGGCCATGAAGCTCCTGTCTATTCTGTATGCCCACACTATAAAGAGTCTATCCAG TTTATTTTCTCTACTGCCACTGATGGTAAAATCAATGCATGGCTCTATGATTGTTTGGGGTCTAGAGTTGACTATGATGCTCCTGGGCATTCGTGCACAACAATGGCATACAGTACAGATGGAACAAG GCTTTTTTCTTGTGGAACAAGTAAAGATGGTGACTCACATTTAGTTGAGTGGAATGAGACAGAGGGAGCTATTAAAAGGACATACTCTGGTTTTAGGAAGCACTCACTAGGAGTTGTCCAATTTGACACAACTAGAAACCGTTTATTGGCTGCTGGTGATGAATTCATGATTAAGTTTTGGGATATGGACAATACCAATGTTCTTATTACAACTGATGCAGATGGTGGATTGCCT GCAAGTCCTCGCTTGCGATTCAACCGTGAGGGTTCATTGCTTGCGGTTACCACAAGTGACAATGGTATTAAAATCTTAGCTAATGGTGATGGGCAAAGGTTGGTGAGGCTGCTTGAGATGAGGGCTCTTGAAAACTCTCGAGGTGCTTCTCAACAGATCAATGCCAATCTAAAG CCCCAAATTGTCAGTGCACTGGGAACTGTTTCAAATGTTTCAAGTCCTATAGCAGCTACCCTTGAACGAGCTGATCGAATCCTACCTGCTGTGTCAATGAGTAGCTTA GCTGCTATGGATAATAATAGGACAGCAGACATTAAGCCAAAGATCTCAGACGACACTGACAAGATAAAAAACTGGAAGTTAGTTGACATTGTTGATTCTGCCAATCCGAGAACCTTGCGGTTGCCAGATACATTGGCGACCTCAACCAAG GTTGTTCGTTTGTTATATACAAACTCTGGGCTAGGAGTATTGGCACTTGGTTCCAATGCTATCCATAAACTCTGGAAATGGACACGTACTGAGAGAAATCCTTCTGGCAAA TCAACTGCATCTGTTGCCCCTCAGCTGTGGCAACCATCAAACGGTGTTCTTATGGCCAATGAAACAAGTGATAGTAATCCAGAAGAAGCAACTGCATGTATTGCTTTGTCCAAGAATGACTCCTATGTTATGTCTGCATCTGGCGGAAAAGTTTCTTTATTTAACATGATGACTTTCAAG GTTATGACAACATTCATGCCACCCCCACCTGCAGCCACCTTCCTAGCATTCCATCCTCAAGACAACAACATTATTGCGATTGGAATGGAAGATTCTACTATTCAGATATACAATGTTCGATTTGATGAG GTTAAAATCAAGCTCAAGGGTCATCAGAAAAAGATAACTGGCCTAGCATTTTCGCAGCCACTAAATGTTCTCATTTCTTCAGGTGCTGATACTCAG CTCTGCATGTGGAGTATTGACGGATGGGAAATGAAAAAGTCACGAATTATCCAAACACCGGCTACTCATGCAGCTCCAATGGTTGGTGACACCAAAATTCAATTTCACAATGACCAGACACATCTCTTAGTTGTCCATGAAAGCCAACTGGCAATCTATGACAACAAGCTTGAATCTTTGTGCTCG TGGTTACCTAGAGATGCACTACCAGCACCAATTTCAAGTGCAGTGTATTCATGTGATGGTCTACTGGTATACGCTGGATTTTGTGATGGTGCCATTGGAGTTTTTGAATCAGATAGCCTGAGGCTTCGTTGCCGGATTGCACGGACTGCCTACATAAGCCCATCCATTTCTAG tCCTGGAGCAGCTTATCCCATGGTGATCGCAGCTCACCCATCTGAACCCAATCAGATAGCCTTGGGTATGAGCGATGGTGCGGTGCACGTAGTGGAACCATCCGAGGCAGACTCAAAATGGGGGGTAGCCCTTCCGCAGGAAAATGGAGCTTTCCCACCCGTCTCCTCCAATCCTCCTTTGAACAATAGTCAAGCATCAGATCCCCCTCCTAGGTGA
- the LOC135581881 gene encoding protein TOPLESS-RELATED PROTEIN 2-like isoform X2 translates to MSSLSRELVFLILQFLDEEKFKETVHKLEQDSGFYFNMKHFEDLVQAGEWDEVEKYLSGFTKVEDNRYSMKIFFEIRKQKYLEALDKHDRAKGVDILMKDLKAFASFNEELFKEITHLLTLENFRQNEQLSKYGDTKSARNIMFMELKKLIEANPLLHDKLTFPPFRASRLRTLINQSLNWQHQLCKNPRPNPDIKTLFTDHSCAAAPASGARVPPPTNGPLVGAIPKSGAFPPIGAHSPFQPIVSPPASAIAGWMTNANPSLPHAVVAQAPPGLVQPPTAFLKHPRTPTSAPGLDYQTADSEYLMKRMRMGQSDEVSFSGASHPPNIYSQDDIPKTVIRTLNQGSSVMSLDFHPLHQTILLVGTNVGDIGIWEVGSRERIAHKSFKVWDIGSCTLPLQALPQAALMKDASVSVNRCLWSPDGSILGVAFSKHIVQTYAFSLSGELKQQLEIDAHVGGVNDIAFSHPKKSLSIITCGDDKTIKVWDAITGQKQYTFEGHEAPVYSVCPHYKESIQFIFSTATDGKINAWLYDCLGSRVDYDAPGHSCTTMAYSTDGTRLFSCGTSKDGDSHLVEWNETEGAIKRTYSGFRKHSLGVVQFDTTRNRLLAAGDEFMIKFWDMDNTNVLITTDADGGLPASPRLRFNREGSLLAVTTSDNGIKILANGDGQRLVRLLEMRALENSRGASQQINANLKPQIVSALGTVSNVSSPIAATLERADRILPAVSMSSLAAMDNNRTADIKPKISDDTDKIKNWKLVDIVDSANPRTLRLPDTLATSTKVVRLLYTNSGLGVLALGSNAIHKLWKWTRTERNPSGKSTASVAPQLWQPSNGVLMANETSDSNPEEATACIALSKNDSYVMSASGGKVSLFNMMTFKVMTTFMPPPPAATFLAFHPQDNNIIAIGMEDSTIQIYNVRFDEVKIKLKGHQKKITGLAFSQPLNVLISSGADTQLCMWSIDGWEMKKSRIIQTPATHAAPMVGDTKIQFHNDQTHLLVVHESQLAIYDNKLESLCSWLPRDALPAPISSAVYSCDGLLVYAGFCDGAIGVFESDSLRLRCRIARTAYISPSISSPGAAYPMVIAAHPSEPNQIALGMSDGAVHVVEPSEADSKWGVALPQENGAFPPVSSNPPLNNSQASDPPPR, encoded by the exons ATGTCTTCCTTGAGCAGGGAATTGGTTTTCCTGATACTGCAGTTTCTGGATGAGGAAAAATTTAAGGAAACCGTTCATAA GTTGGAGCAAGACTCAGGCTTTTACTTCAATATGAAACATTTTGAGGATCTGGTTCAAGCAGGGGAATGGGATGAAGTTGAAAAATATCTTAGTGGTTTCACCAAGGTTGAAGACAATCGCTATTCCATGAAAATCTTCTTTGAGATTAGGAAGCAGAAGTACCTTGAAGCCCTTGATAA ACATGACAGGGCAAAGGGTGTTGATATACTTATGAAAGATCTCAAAGCTTTTGCCTCTTTTAATGAGGAGCTATTCAAGGAGATTACCCACTTGCTTACCCTGGAGAATTTTAG ACAAAATGAGCAGCTTTCAAAGTATGGGGATACTAAATCAGCCAGAAATATAATGTTTATGGAGCTTAAGAAGCTTATTGAAGCTAATCCTTTGTTGCATGATAAGCTGACATTTCCACCATTTAGAGCTTCTAGGCTACGGACATTAATCAACCAAAG TCTTAATTGGCAGCATCAACTTTGCAAGAATCCACGCCCAAACCCTGATATTAAAACACTTTTTACTGATCACTCGTGTGCTGCTGCTCCTGCCAGTGGAGCTCGTGTGCCTCCACCTACCAATGGTCCTCTTGTTGGAGCCATTCCCAAATCAGGGGCATTTCCACCAATAGGTGCTCATAGC CCATTTCAACCAATTGTCTCTCCGCCTGCAAGTGCTATAGCAGGATGGATGACAAATGCTAACCCATCATTGCCACATGCCGTTGTGGCACAAGCTCCTCCAGGTCTTGTGCAGCCTCCAA CTGCTTTTCTGAAGCACCCAAGGACCCCTACGAGTGCTCCTGGTTTGGATTATCAAACAGCAGATTCTGAATACTTGATGAAGAGAATGCGTATGGGTCAATCTGACGAG GTGTCATTTTCTGGTGCATCTCATCCACCCAATATTTACTCCCAAGATGATATTCCAAAAACTGTAATACGAACTCTTAATCAGGGTTCGAGTGTCATGAGCTTGGATTTCCACCCTTTGCATCAAACAATACTTCTTG TTGGAACAAATGTTGGTGACATTGGCATATGGGAAGTTGGGTCTCGAGAGAGGATAGCACACAAAAGTTTCAAGGTTTGGGACATTGGGTCTTGTACTTTGCCCTTGCAGGCACTTCCTCAA GCTGCACTAATGAAAGATGCTTCAGTATCTGTCAATAGATGTTTATGGAGTCCTGATGGATCTATTCTTG GTGTTGCTTTTTCAAAGCATATTGTTCAGACATATGCTTTTAGTTTAAGTGGGGAATTGAAGCAACAGTTGGAG ATTGATGCTCATGTTGGTGGTGTTAACGACATTGCCTTCTCCCATCCCAAGAAGAGTTTGTCAATAATCACATGTGGGGATGACAAAACAATCAAA GTATGGGATGCCATTACAGGACAGAAGCAATACACATTTGAGGGCCATGAAGCTCCTGTCTATTCTGTATGCCCACACTATAAAGAGTCTATCCAG TTTATTTTCTCTACTGCCACTGATGGTAAAATCAATGCATGGCTCTATGATTGTTTGGGGTCTAGAGTTGACTATGATGCTCCTGGGCATTCGTGCACAACAATGGCATACAGTACAGATGGAACAAG GCTTTTTTCTTGTGGAACAAGTAAAGATGGTGACTCACATTTAGTTGAGTGGAATGAGACAGAGGGAGCTATTAAAAGGACATACTCTGGTTTTAGGAAGCACTCACTAGGAGTTGTCCAATTTGACACAACTAGAAACCGTTTATTGGCTGCTGGTGATGAATTCATGATTAAGTTTTGGGATATGGACAATACCAATGTTCTTATTACAACTGATGCAGATGGTGGATTGCCT GCAAGTCCTCGCTTGCGATTCAACCGTGAGGGTTCATTGCTTGCGGTTACCACAAGTGACAATGGTATTAAAATCTTAGCTAATGGTGATGGGCAAAGGTTGGTGAGGCTGCTTGAGATGAGGGCTCTTGAAAACTCTCGAGGTGCTTCTCAACAGATCAATGCCAATCTAAAG CCCCAAATTGTCAGTGCACTGGGAACTGTTTCAAATGTTTCAAGTCCTATAGCAGCTACCCTTGAACGAGCTGATCGAATCCTACCTGCTGTGTCAATGAGTAGCTTA GCTGCTATGGATAATAATAGGACAGCAGACATTAAGCCAAAGATCTCAGACGACACTGACAAGATAAAAAACTGGAAGTTAGTTGACATTGTTGATTCTGCCAATCCGAGAACCTTGCGGTTGCCAGATACATTGGCGACCTCAACCAAG GTTGTTCGTTTGTTATATACAAACTCTGGGCTAGGAGTATTGGCACTTGGTTCCAATGCTATCCATAAACTCTGGAAATGGACACGTACTGAGAGAAATCCTTCTGGCAAA TCAACTGCATCTGTTGCCCCTCAGCTGTGGCAACCATCAAACGGTGTTCTTATGGCCAATGAAACAAGTGATAGTAATCCAGAAGAAGCAACTGCATGTATTGCTTTGTCCAAGAATGACTCCTATGTTATGTCTGCATCTGGCGGAAAAGTTTCTTTATTTAACATGATGACTTTCAAG GTTATGACAACATTCATGCCACCCCCACCTGCAGCCACCTTCCTAGCATTCCATCCTCAAGACAACAACATTATTGCGATTGGAATGGAAGATTCTACTATTCAGATATACAATGTTCGATTTGATGAG GTTAAAATCAAGCTCAAGGGTCATCAGAAAAAGATAACTGGCCTAGCATTTTCGCAGCCACTAAATGTTCTCATTTCTTCAGGTGCTGATACTCAG CTCTGCATGTGGAGTATTGACGGATGGGAAATGAAAAAGTCACGAATTATCCAAACACCGGCTACTCATGCAGCTCCAATGGTTGGTGACACCAAAATTCAATTTCACAATGACCAGACACATCTCTTAGTTGTCCATGAAAGCCAACTGGCAATCTATGACAACAAGCTTGAATCTTTGTGCTCG TGGTTACCTAGAGATGCACTACCAGCACCAATTTCAAGTGCAGTGTATTCATGTGATGGTCTACTGGTATACGCTGGATTTTGTGATGGTGCCATTGGAGTTTTTGAATCAGATAGCCTGAGGCTTCGTTGCCGGATTGCACGGACTGCCTACATAAGCCCATCCATTTCTAG tCCTGGAGCAGCTTATCCCATGGTGATCGCAGCTCACCCATCTGAACCCAATCAGATAGCCTTGGGTATGAGCGATGGTGCGGTGCACGTAGTGGAACCATCCGAGGCAGACTCAAAATGGGGGGTAGCCCTTCCGCAGGAAAATGGAGCTTTCCCACCCGTCTCCTCCAATCCTCCTTTGAACAATAGTCAAGCATCAGATCCCCCTCCTAGGTGA
- the LOC135581881 gene encoding protein TOPLESS-RELATED PROTEIN 2-like isoform X3, producing MSSLSRELVFLILQFLDEEKFKETVHKLEQDSGFYFNMKHFEDLVQAGEWDEVEKYLSGFTKVEDNRYSMKIFFEIRKQKYLEALDKHDRAKGVDILMKDLKAFASFNEELFKEITHLLTLENFRQNEQLSKYGDTKSARNIMFMELKKLIEANPLLHDKLTFPPFRASRLRTLINQSLNWQHQLCKNPRPNPDIKTLFTDHSCAAAPASGARVPPPTNGPLVGAIPKSGAFPPIGAHSPFQPIVSPPASAIAGWMTNANPSLPHAVVAQAPPGLVQPPSTAAFLKHPRTPTSAPGLDYQTADSEYLMKRMRMGQSDEVSFSGASHPPNIYSQDDIPKTVIRTLNQGSSVMSLDFHPLHQTILLVGTNVGDIGIWEVGSRERIAHKSFKAALMKDASVSVNRCLWSPDGSILGVAFSKHIVQTYAFSLSGELKQQLEIDAHVGGVNDIAFSHPKKSLSIITCGDDKTIKVWDAITGQKQYTFEGHEAPVYSVCPHYKESIQFIFSTATDGKINAWLYDCLGSRVDYDAPGHSCTTMAYSTDGTRLFSCGTSKDGDSHLVEWNETEGAIKRTYSGFRKHSLGVVQFDTTRNRLLAAGDEFMIKFWDMDNTNVLITTDADGGLPASPRLRFNREGSLLAVTTSDNGIKILANGDGQRLVRLLEMRALENSRGASQQINANLKPQIVSALGTVSNVSSPIAATLERADRILPAVSMSSLAAMDNNRTADIKPKISDDTDKIKNWKLVDIVDSANPRTLRLPDTLATSTKVVRLLYTNSGLGVLALGSNAIHKLWKWTRTERNPSGKSTASVAPQLWQPSNGVLMANETSDSNPEEATACIALSKNDSYVMSASGGKVSLFNMMTFKVMTTFMPPPPAATFLAFHPQDNNIIAIGMEDSTIQIYNVRFDEVKIKLKGHQKKITGLAFSQPLNVLISSGADTQLCMWSIDGWEMKKSRIIQTPATHAAPMVGDTKIQFHNDQTHLLVVHESQLAIYDNKLESLCSWLPRDALPAPISSAVYSCDGLLVYAGFCDGAIGVFESDSLRLRCRIARTAYISPSISSPGAAYPMVIAAHPSEPNQIALGMSDGAVHVVEPSEADSKWGVALPQENGAFPPVSSNPPLNNSQASDPPPR from the exons ATGTCTTCCTTGAGCAGGGAATTGGTTTTCCTGATACTGCAGTTTCTGGATGAGGAAAAATTTAAGGAAACCGTTCATAA GTTGGAGCAAGACTCAGGCTTTTACTTCAATATGAAACATTTTGAGGATCTGGTTCAAGCAGGGGAATGGGATGAAGTTGAAAAATATCTTAGTGGTTTCACCAAGGTTGAAGACAATCGCTATTCCATGAAAATCTTCTTTGAGATTAGGAAGCAGAAGTACCTTGAAGCCCTTGATAA ACATGACAGGGCAAAGGGTGTTGATATACTTATGAAAGATCTCAAAGCTTTTGCCTCTTTTAATGAGGAGCTATTCAAGGAGATTACCCACTTGCTTACCCTGGAGAATTTTAG ACAAAATGAGCAGCTTTCAAAGTATGGGGATACTAAATCAGCCAGAAATATAATGTTTATGGAGCTTAAGAAGCTTATTGAAGCTAATCCTTTGTTGCATGATAAGCTGACATTTCCACCATTTAGAGCTTCTAGGCTACGGACATTAATCAACCAAAG TCTTAATTGGCAGCATCAACTTTGCAAGAATCCACGCCCAAACCCTGATATTAAAACACTTTTTACTGATCACTCGTGTGCTGCTGCTCCTGCCAGTGGAGCTCGTGTGCCTCCACCTACCAATGGTCCTCTTGTTGGAGCCATTCCCAAATCAGGGGCATTTCCACCAATAGGTGCTCATAGC CCATTTCAACCAATTGTCTCTCCGCCTGCAAGTGCTATAGCAGGATGGATGACAAATGCTAACCCATCATTGCCACATGCCGTTGTGGCACAAGCTCCTCCAGGTCTTGTGCAGCCTCCAAGTACAG CTGCTTTTCTGAAGCACCCAAGGACCCCTACGAGTGCTCCTGGTTTGGATTATCAAACAGCAGATTCTGAATACTTGATGAAGAGAATGCGTATGGGTCAATCTGACGAG GTGTCATTTTCTGGTGCATCTCATCCACCCAATATTTACTCCCAAGATGATATTCCAAAAACTGTAATACGAACTCTTAATCAGGGTTCGAGTGTCATGAGCTTGGATTTCCACCCTTTGCATCAAACAATACTTCTTG TTGGAACAAATGTTGGTGACATTGGCATATGGGAAGTTGGGTCTCGAGAGAGGATAGCACACAAAAGTTTCAAG GCTGCACTAATGAAAGATGCTTCAGTATCTGTCAATAGATGTTTATGGAGTCCTGATGGATCTATTCTTG GTGTTGCTTTTTCAAAGCATATTGTTCAGACATATGCTTTTAGTTTAAGTGGGGAATTGAAGCAACAGTTGGAG ATTGATGCTCATGTTGGTGGTGTTAACGACATTGCCTTCTCCCATCCCAAGAAGAGTTTGTCAATAATCACATGTGGGGATGACAAAACAATCAAA GTATGGGATGCCATTACAGGACAGAAGCAATACACATTTGAGGGCCATGAAGCTCCTGTCTATTCTGTATGCCCACACTATAAAGAGTCTATCCAG TTTATTTTCTCTACTGCCACTGATGGTAAAATCAATGCATGGCTCTATGATTGTTTGGGGTCTAGAGTTGACTATGATGCTCCTGGGCATTCGTGCACAACAATGGCATACAGTACAGATGGAACAAG GCTTTTTTCTTGTGGAACAAGTAAAGATGGTGACTCACATTTAGTTGAGTGGAATGAGACAGAGGGAGCTATTAAAAGGACATACTCTGGTTTTAGGAAGCACTCACTAGGAGTTGTCCAATTTGACACAACTAGAAACCGTTTATTGGCTGCTGGTGATGAATTCATGATTAAGTTTTGGGATATGGACAATACCAATGTTCTTATTACAACTGATGCAGATGGTGGATTGCCT GCAAGTCCTCGCTTGCGATTCAACCGTGAGGGTTCATTGCTTGCGGTTACCACAAGTGACAATGGTATTAAAATCTTAGCTAATGGTGATGGGCAAAGGTTGGTGAGGCTGCTTGAGATGAGGGCTCTTGAAAACTCTCGAGGTGCTTCTCAACAGATCAATGCCAATCTAAAG CCCCAAATTGTCAGTGCACTGGGAACTGTTTCAAATGTTTCAAGTCCTATAGCAGCTACCCTTGAACGAGCTGATCGAATCCTACCTGCTGTGTCAATGAGTAGCTTA GCTGCTATGGATAATAATAGGACAGCAGACATTAAGCCAAAGATCTCAGACGACACTGACAAGATAAAAAACTGGAAGTTAGTTGACATTGTTGATTCTGCCAATCCGAGAACCTTGCGGTTGCCAGATACATTGGCGACCTCAACCAAG GTTGTTCGTTTGTTATATACAAACTCTGGGCTAGGAGTATTGGCACTTGGTTCCAATGCTATCCATAAACTCTGGAAATGGACACGTACTGAGAGAAATCCTTCTGGCAAA TCAACTGCATCTGTTGCCCCTCAGCTGTGGCAACCATCAAACGGTGTTCTTATGGCCAATGAAACAAGTGATAGTAATCCAGAAGAAGCAACTGCATGTATTGCTTTGTCCAAGAATGACTCCTATGTTATGTCTGCATCTGGCGGAAAAGTTTCTTTATTTAACATGATGACTTTCAAG GTTATGACAACATTCATGCCACCCCCACCTGCAGCCACCTTCCTAGCATTCCATCCTCAAGACAACAACATTATTGCGATTGGAATGGAAGATTCTACTATTCAGATATACAATGTTCGATTTGATGAG GTTAAAATCAAGCTCAAGGGTCATCAGAAAAAGATAACTGGCCTAGCATTTTCGCAGCCACTAAATGTTCTCATTTCTTCAGGTGCTGATACTCAG CTCTGCATGTGGAGTATTGACGGATGGGAAATGAAAAAGTCACGAATTATCCAAACACCGGCTACTCATGCAGCTCCAATGGTTGGTGACACCAAAATTCAATTTCACAATGACCAGACACATCTCTTAGTTGTCCATGAAAGCCAACTGGCAATCTATGACAACAAGCTTGAATCTTTGTGCTCG TGGTTACCTAGAGATGCACTACCAGCACCAATTTCAAGTGCAGTGTATTCATGTGATGGTCTACTGGTATACGCTGGATTTTGTGATGGTGCCATTGGAGTTTTTGAATCAGATAGCCTGAGGCTTCGTTGCCGGATTGCACGGACTGCCTACATAAGCCCATCCATTTCTAG tCCTGGAGCAGCTTATCCCATGGTGATCGCAGCTCACCCATCTGAACCCAATCAGATAGCCTTGGGTATGAGCGATGGTGCGGTGCACGTAGTGGAACCATCCGAGGCAGACTCAAAATGGGGGGTAGCCCTTCCGCAGGAAAATGGAGCTTTCCCACCCGTCTCCTCCAATCCTCCTTTGAACAATAGTCAAGCATCAGATCCCCCTCCTAGGTGA